Genomic segment of Glycine max cultivar Williams 82 chromosome 5 unlocalized genomic scaffold, Glycine_max_v4.0 Gm05_scaffold_79, whole genome shotgun sequence:
tctatttttattagttaattttttttattgtttgataaataaattttttttagtaatttttttaaactacttgaattaatattttataaaacgttagtttgtaacttttaattttttttatatgttgttttatttttatccttaatatatttattaattttttttttatctttttaaaataaattaagatgttattattttatgtcaTTATTCACTTTTTAgctattataataattaattttatcaaacaattttaatttaataacttaattttttaattttcaactacaaattaattttttaatttttaattaacttttcagTTAGTTTTGTTGAACATAacttgtatattattatttccgTTTAAGGGCTATTTGATGTTTTAGTCTCTCTTGGTATATAATTTaagattattgatattttataaaattaaattttattatttttttatcacatataACTCTATTTAGAATAACTGGATttgatatttacaaaaaaatactaCACTTACAActcattataaaaatatttcaacaaataatgaaccacatttatattttatattaaattaaacaaatgagtattttagacttattaaatatttttaatacgtGTACATTGaccttaaatattaataattgtaGAACAGAggtagtaaaattaaaaattcaatagaCTCACTATTAAGTATTTACACATTTTATACAgaattaatagataaaaaaaatgcctGAGAAAGAATTTTTTGGTTGCGCTGTACAATGTACTAATGTTAGACTCAATTTCCGACACAGGCTAACCTCGCACAAGAAGATTCCCATGCCAATGCCATGCAGTAGCTTGAAAGGTATTATAGTCAGAAGGGCCACGTCAAGACTTACCCTTTGTTTTGGTAAACAAAAGTTTGtcaaaaaagataaagtaaagataaaaaaaaatattttttaaaaataatttgagtgttaaatttaaataatatgggagaaaaagaaaaaaaatattttattagctaatatcttttaatttctatccATGTCAGTCAataaaaagagaatatataaaataaatatgtaaagaTAAAGTTATTTATCCGAAATAatattaagtataaaaataaaaatgttttctttcttaTGTTTATGATcgtaaaaattgatttatttttgagTAATTTGTGAAAGCTGAGCAATGCTGGAAAGAAACCCCTGGCACTGCCACGTGACAACTCTTCCTCCGGTCCTCAATTGGTCATCATCCTTTTTCTCTATGATCACTCCTCACGTGTTGAGCATAAATACAACACAACCACCTCTTGTGTGTCGCTTCCTTTCTTTTAACACTCCTCTATCTATTACTGCTCCATCTCTTTTATTGCTCTGAAACGCCTCCTACCATCCAACTTTTATTGTTCTTTCAATATTGCTGCCTAAACCCTATGCACTTACAGACTCTTTcccactttctttctctctttttcgtcTTGTACTACCATGTTAGACACTGCTGAACGTGATTCTGAGGTGAGTTTGGAGACCGTCTATTCTTCCACACTTGGAAGCTCAATGAGCAGCGAGAGCATTTGTAGCACCAGTTTCAGCCGTCTTTCCTTCGATCTCCTCCCTCCCTCTCCGGAGACTCTCTCCATCAAGCCTCACCGCTCCTCCGACTTCGCCTACTCCGCCGCCTTCCGCCGCAAAGCCGCACTTACCTTCCGCGACTTCCACCTCCTCCGCCGCATCGGCGCCGGCGACATCGGCACCGTCTACCTATGCCGCCTCCACAACAGCAACCAATTGAAGAATCAGGATGAAGACGAAGAAGATGTTTCTTGTTTATACGCCATGAAAGTGGTGGACAAAGACGCAGTGGCATTGAAGAAGAAGTCGCAGAGAGCggaaatggagaaaaaaatcCTCAAGATGCTCGACCACCCGTTCCTCCCTACGCTCTACGCCGAGTTCGAAGCTTCTCATTTCTCTTGCATCGTCATGGAGTTTTGTTCCGGTGGAGACTTGCACTCCCTGCGCTTCAAGCACCCTCACAACCGTTTCCCTCTCTCCTCCGCAaggtaaaaaacaaaacaaacaaaatttaaaaccgTTATCCAAAACGATGACGTTTCGTTTTCTCTGTTCTGGTGAACTCACAAATTTTATCTCAGATTTTATGCGGCGGAGGTGCTGGTGGCGTTGGAATACCTCCACATGCTGGGAATCATCTACAGAGATTTAAAGCCTGAGAACGTGTTGGTTAGATCAGACGGTCACATCATGCTTTCTGATTTCGATCTTTCTCTTTACTCAGAGGCAATCCCAGCCGTTGAATCCTCCCCAGATTCCTTACCATCTTCAAATGCATTACCATTACCTTACGCTTACACTCGCTCGCATTCTTTTATGAGTCCATTCTCCTGCTTCTCAAACCGGTCGCGCGAGGTTCGAACTATTGAACCGAATCGGCTTTTTGTTGCCGAACCGGTTTCGGCTCGGTCCTGTTCCTTTGTTGGGACCCACGAGTACGTCTCGCCGGAGGTCGCTTCTGGCCGGTCGCACGGGAACGCCGTGGACTGGTGGTCGTTTGGAGTATTTATCTACGAGCTCATCTACGGTCGCACGCCGTATGCGGGTCCATCGAAAGAGGCTACGCTGCGGAACATCGTAAAGAAACCACTGGCGTTCCCCACGGCCACACCAACGAGCAATCTTGAACTGCACGCGCGGGATTTGATATCCGGCTTGCTGAACAAGGATCCGGCGCGCCGGCTCGGCTCGAAGCGCGGCGCCGCTGACGTCAAAAAGCACCCCTTCTTTAAAGGGCTCAACTTGGCGCTGATTCGCATGCAGACGCCGCCCGAAGTGCCTGGCTCCAGAAGAAGGACCAAAACGACGTCGCTGTACCCCGTGAAGGGTAACGGCAACAACAACCATAAACAACAACAGACGGCGTCGTTTGATTTTTActtctaaaaaaatactacGATGAAAGTTTTGTGCCACGTCTCCAGTGACCTATTGTATATTGGAgctgtcctttttttttatatatatatatggaataaaaatatttatagtaatttttatttttattatgacgAGGAATTGAAAACAAGAAGTAAAATAGTTTGAAGAAAAGGGAGGGGAAGTGGAATCGTGgtgttgttcttttttttttttgttttttggttgcTTGCCCTGTGACGGAATCATCATAGATGGGTGGCTTTAAAAGCTGCTGAACTTGGTTCTCTATTTCCTCTTGTGGAAAGCTTACAGGAGGAGACACTGTGGAAAAATGGTTGGACAATTCTAAATGAAGAAGATTCGTTGCTTAATAACTTTTCCTCCTTCCCCCACACACTAGAGTAGTCAAAAGAAAGGTTATTACGGTATCAATTCCAACgtcaattttgatttgtttatgCGTCATAAGGACATAAAGTCAATATTATGCCTTAATCGAAATTCGTTAACTTAGAGCCATGTAAGTTGGTAGTAGTTTGTAATTACCGTCATTTATTTGGAAAACGtagtataagaaaaaatatcaaggcatttatattttatttctgcCCTAACCATGGACATTTTTTTAAACGGCAAACTGAGAAAAAAAAGGTCAAGTTTACAACTCATCATTGACCTAATTAAAGAGTAGTACTAATTAGACTCTAGTTTTTTACTTGCTTCTGCCTCAACACAGGGAACAAAGGAAAAACAGCATAAAGAAACGTGCATATATAGAAATACTGTACtacatataaataaagaaatgtgCGTGACTTTCTTGCATTAAtcaatattcatttatttttcctctctctctatttataggaTGTCAATAGCGTCAATGTTTTTCATTTAGTAGGTATGATGAAAATTCTTAACTAGTACTATATAAATGTCATATATAAACGTTtctgtagatttttttttaaaatgcaatatTGTTGTTTTTCTTGGCAATATATGCATCTAACTTACTAGTAATAGAGAGAATGTTGACCATAATGTGCGACTCACGTAAAGAATTGCAAGACTTTAATAGGATATGTTTAAACATGTCGCAGCATGCAAcgtataaatataaatagttatatGCCATCATTTACAACTTGTTCACGATGTGTGCCTCAAGATTTTTATGAGCATGGACTTCATTTAAGAATGGATTCCCCCAGCTcattaaaattctgtttttctGCTTTAAATTGTTACTTTCAGCCTTTACAGATATATGTTCATTCCATCAAATACTGTTCATATGAAGTATCATCCATATATAGAGCTTTAAaattctctttctctttgtCATGCACGCTTTAGAAAGTCCGAAACTCTTTTCTATATATCCTTGTACACCAGACGGGTGAGTTCACCATTTTATCACTTGCGTTTCTAAGAATCCTTTTTGTCCACTCATGTAGAAAGCCTATGGTTGAAATTCACCGACATAAattgttgaattaattaaaccattttctttttacattttttgaaTCAAGCATATACTCCTTtgatctcaaatataaaaaaaaaaaacttttttcttagtttcaaatataatagaatttcaactaattttatcttaCTAATGTTACtatctttaaaatatacttCATTTAATTGAGATGCTAATTTCAATGAtttcttcttatatttttaagagtaagttagaaaaaaattatttttaattgaaattgatgTGATGAAATGTAATTAActaatattcttaattaatgcaccattttttccttatatttaAGGCTAGAGGCTAGAAATAACTTTCttatctaattttatttctGGTTAAAAGTTAGGTgaaatagtttttgtttttgtctagAAATGGGTTCAAATAGTTAAATTGACGAGTTTGTAAAGTAGGTATTgggtgtaatattttttttattactaaatgttaattgtaaatttttgttagaatgttaATGAGGGAATTTAAACTGAGGATCTCTCATCTTTCTTCCTCAACCACTAGCTAGCCAATCTTATAAATCCATTGGGTGTAAtgtttttatgaattttctCATCACATGCTCCCACTTTTAATTAAACAGGGGGAATGTTAGAGCGgatgataattaaattttagattcattgtaatatttaaaaaattgtaaattttaaaagattgaaatattaaaattgtggAATCTAAAATTAAGGAACCAAAATTTACAAATTGAGAAttatagaaaaaccaaaagtgtAATTTAGTTAACCTGAATTTTATTATAAGTAAagtattcttaaaaatataaatttgtaaatacttaaaaataatgtCAACGATTCTGTCCTTATTAAAACTCACTTTCATAATGATTTGACATGCATGATTAAACGCTATTgttaagaaaacaaacatattcGCTGCTAATAGTATAGTTTAATacttgtttaaacttaaaaaaaaataaagattttttttatcaacaattcTCTCTCTAAATGCCAAGAAGTGGCAAAAcacttcataataataataataataataataataataataataaactccTTAAAAAAGAGGCACTAACAAGATCCTTCAACAGAAGACCATCACAACCATTAGGTGATTTATCTAGCAACCGAATCCCAATTCCCAACTAAAATCATGAACAAACTTAGTATGC
This window contains:
- the LOC100815648 gene encoding protein kinase PINOID codes for the protein MLDTAERDSEVSLETVYSSTLGSSMSSESICSTSFSRLSFDLLPPSPETLSIKPHRSSDFAYSAAFRRKAALTFRDFHLLRRIGAGDIGTVYLCRLHNSNQLKNQDEDEEDVSCLYAMKVVDKDAVALKKKSQRAEMEKKILKMLDHPFLPTLYAEFEASHFSCIVMEFCSGGDLHSLRFKHPHNRFPLSSARFYAAEVLVALEYLHMLGIIYRDLKPENVLVRSDGHIMLSDFDLSLYSEAIPAVESSPDSLPSSNALPLPYAYTRSHSFMSPFSCFSNRSREVRTIEPNRLFVAEPVSARSCSFVGTHEYVSPEVASGRSHGNAVDWWSFGVFIYELIYGRTPYAGPSKEATLRNIVKKPLAFPTATPTSNLELHARDLISGLLNKDPARRLGSKRGAADVKKHPFFKGLNLALIRMQTPPEVPGSRRRTKTTSLYPVKGNGNNNHKQQQTASFDFYF